A stretch of Pelecanus crispus isolate bPelCri1 chromosome 3, bPelCri1.pri, whole genome shotgun sequence DNA encodes these proteins:
- the BEND3 gene encoding BEN domain-containing protein 3 yields the protein MNSAEITDDDEVKIPKKNVVKVETEDEAEALDCSVTSRSAEKHSLDGAVTCLQDSNKRKQTSLGCDGSGSQQDVLASVKKRRFTQEGPLSNMKNRDTGSPTQVNAEQPNKNKNPNVTWLCEEESFSDITTPSYKKPLYGISHKITEKKNPPGSEQFASYELFEKINPSSPSHLRTLNDQRKRDSAAAIAVTAATADSDPNIYSLIQKMFYTLNTLNTNMTQLHSKVDLLSLEVSRIKKQVSPAESVADFKPPPEYQLTAAELKQIMDQSTSGGDLACRLLVQLFPELFSDDEFSRSCSACGFLNKRKLESLHLQLIRNYVEVCYPSVKNTAVWQVECLPQVNDFFNRFWAQREMENSQQNGQSSSFYETEQVESSHFMEDKEQEEALSLDRSNAIASDYMLDAQDLNEFLDEASSPGEFSVFLLHRLFPELFDHRKLAERYSCFGDSGKQLLDPHRLQIIRRYTEIYFPDVQEEEAWLQQCVQRLNDELENTYMDGSECDQMRDDCYDSSGLPDDVSIIKVEDSFEYEKPGRRSKKIWLVPIDFDKLDFPPPDFDVPVPDYLLNKEQIKSIYESSLSIGNFASRLLVLLFPELFTHENLRKQYNCSGSLGKKQLDPTRIKLIRHYVQILYPRAKNDRVWTLEFVGKLDERCRRRDTEQRRTYQQQRKIHVPGPDRREFLSYAINPERFREEFEGPPLPPERSSKDFCKIPLDELVVPNPDFPVPSLYLLSDKEVREIVQQSLSVGNFAARLLVRLFPELFTPENLRLQYNHSGACNKKQLDPIRLRLIRHYVEAVYPVEKMEEVWHYECIPSIDERCRRPNRKKCDILKKAKKAKK from the exons taaaaattcctaaaaaaaatgttgtgaaagTAGAAACAGAAGACGAAGCTGAAGCTCTAGACTGCTCAGTAACATCCAGATCTGCTGAGAAACACTCACTGGATGGCGCAGTTACTTGCCTACAGGATTCCAACAAACGGAAACAGACCTCACTTGGTTGTGATGGTTCAGGGAGCCAGCAAGATGTCTTAGCCAGTGTGAAGAAAAGACGCTTTACACAAGAG GGCCCCCTTTCAAACATGAAGAACAGAGATACTGGCTCACCCACTCAGGTAAATGCAGAGCAGCCAAACAAGAACAAGAATCCTAATGTAACGTGGCTCTGTGAAGAAGAATCCTTCAGTGACATAACCACTCCATCTTATAAAAAACCTCTCTATGGCATTTCACACAAAATCACGGAGAAGAAGAACCCACCAGGATCAGAGCAGTTTGCTTCTTATGAGTTGTTTGAAAAAATCAACCCCAGCAGTCCCTCACATCTTCGGACTTTGAACGACCAACGCAAAAGGGACTCGGCTGCAGCCATTGCTGTAACAGCGGCCACCGCGGATTCTGACCCAAATATATATTCTTtgatacagaaaatgttttacacGCTTAACACCCTCAATACCAATATGACTCAGCTTCACAGTAAAGTTGACCTGTTGTCTCTGGAGGTTAGCAGAATTAAAAAGCAAGTCAGTCCAGCAGAGTCCGTTGCAGACTTCAAGCCTCCCCCAGAGTACCAGCTGACTGCTGCAGAGCTCAAACAAATCATGGATCAAAGCACGTCAGGCGGGGACCTAGCTTGCCGCTTGCTAGTGCAGCTCTTCCCAGAGCTCTTCAGTGACGATGAgttcagcagaagctgcagtgcATGTGGCTTTCTCAACAAAAGGAAACTTGAATCTCTTCATTTGCAGCTTATCCGTAACTATGTGGAAGTTTGTTACCCTTCTGTGAAGAATACAGCTGTGTGGCAGGTGGAGTGTTTGCCTCAAGTCAATGATTTTTTCAATAGATTTTGGGCTCagagggaaatggaaaacagtCAGCAGAATGGTCAGTCGTCCAGTTTTTATGAGACTGAGCAGGTCGAATCCTCTCATTTTATGGAGGAtaaagagcaggaggaagcttTGTCCTTGGACAGGAGTAACGCCATTGCCTCAGATTACATGCTGGATGCTCAGGATCTCAATGAGTTTTTAGATGAAGCTTCTTCTCCAGgggaattttctgtttttttattaCACAGATTGTTTCCGGAACTCTTCGACCACAGAAAATTAGCTGAAAGGTACAGCTGCTTTGGAGACTCTGGAAAACAACTGCTGGATCCTCATCGGCTTCAAATAATCCGTAGGTACACTGAAATTTACTTTCCAGATGTGCAAGAAGAAGAAGCCTGGTTGCAGCAATGTGTTCAGCGACTAAACGATGAGCTTGAAAATACATATATGGATGGAAGTGAATGTGATCAGATGAGAGATGACTGCTACGATTCTTCTGGTTTACCAGATGATGTATCAATCATAAAAGTGGAAGACAGTTTTGAATATGAAAAACCTGGCAGGCGCTCAAAAAAAATTTGGCTTGTACCCATAGACTTTGACAAACTTGACTTTCCCCCTCCCGATTTTGATGTCCCTGTCCCAGATTACCTGTTGAATAAAGAACAGATTAAAAGCATATATGAAAGCAGTCTTTCCATAGGCAACTTTGCCTCTCGATTGCTTGTTCTCTTATTTCCTGAACTGTTTACTCATGAAAACTTACGGAAGCAATATAACTGTAGTGGGTCTTTAGGCAAGAAACAGCTTGACCCTActagaattaaattaattcGACATTATGTGCAGATACTGTACCCCAGAGCAAAGAATGACAGAGTGTGGACATTGGAGTTTGTTGGGAAGCTTGACGAGAGGTGTCGACGAAGAGACACAGAGCAAAGGCGCACGTACCAACAGCAACGGAAAATCCATGTGCCAGGGCCCGACAGGAGGGAATTTCTCAGCTATGCAATAAACCCTGAGAGGTTTCGAGAAGAATTTGAAGGGCCGCCGCTGCCaccagaaagaagcagcaaggaTTTTTGCAAGATACCACTCGATGAACTAGTTGTTCCTAATCCAGACTTCCCTGTGCCTTCTCTGTATTTGCTGTCTGATAAGGAGGTAAGAGAGATAGTGCAGCAGAGCCTGTCGGTTGGCAACTTTGCTGCCAGGCTTCTCGTAAGACTCTTTCCTGAACTCTTTACTCCGGAGAATCTCAGACTGCAATACAACCATTCAGGTGCTTGTAACAAAAAACAGCTCGATCCTATCAGACTGAGACTGATTCGTCATTACGTGGAGGCAGTTTACCCTGtggagaaaatggaagaagtaTGGCATTATGAATGTATACCGAGCATTGATGAAAGATGCCGGCGACCTAACAGAAAAAAGTGTGATAtactgaaaaaagcaaagaaagcaaaaaagtga
- the MTRES1 gene encoding mitochondrial transcription rescue factor 1 → MTGFRLPITTFRKLNVWFGLWEKFPSNKLCLSWRRSVFCSCQASTVNYRRCFSFSPVKLCALRLSPECISVLSLRNKSNKSSKRSRQTVQQEEEEEDEDEEESDLEDEFENDPNVVKDYKDLEKVVQSLRYDVIMKAGLDIARNKVEDAFYNNELRLNGEKLWKKSRTVKVGDTLDLIVGEDKETGTAVVMRVVLRKVSNKTETEKYKVILRRWKNLKVPKQDVLK, encoded by the exons ATGACTGGCTTCAGACTCCCTATCACTACTTTTAGAAAACTAAATGTCTGGTTTGGactgtgggagaaattccccTCTAATAAACTGTGTCTCTCTTGGAGGAGAAGTGTATTCTGTAGCTGTCAAGCAAGCACAGTGAACTACAGAAGATGTTTCAGCTTTTCCCCAGTAAAACTCTGTGCACTAAGACTTTCTCCAGAGTGTATCTCAGTACTTTCTCTGCGGAACAAAAGTAACAAAAGCTCTAAAAGGAGCAGACAAACCGTacaacaagaagaggaagaagaggatgaagatgaagaGGAAAGCGATTTGGAAGATGAATTTGAAAATGACCCCAACGTAGTAAAAGATTATAAGGATCTTGAAAAAGTTGTGCAGTCTCTTCGATATGATGTGATCATGAAAGCTGGTCTAGACATTGCAAGAAA taaagtAGAAGATGCATTCTACAATAATGAACTCAGGCTGAATGGAGAAAAACTATGGAAGAAAAGTAGAACT GTGAAAGTCGGTGACACGCTGGATCTCATAGTAGGTGAAGATAAAGAAACAGGAACTGCTGTAGTTATGCGGGTAGTCTTAAGAAAAGTATCtaacaaaactgaaactgaaaaatacaaagtaattttGAGGCGTTGGAAAAACTTAAAAGTACCCAAACAGGATGTACTTAAGTAA